From the Streptomyces sp. NBC_00654 genome, the window TTGTCCGCGTGCAGTCGCTGGGGCTTGAGGTGCCGACCGCGGTGGGGGTCGTGTCGCGTTTGGTGTGGCCGGCGACCATGGGCTTCAGGGCGAGGCTGTCGTGGACGTTCGCGGCGGAGACGCCGACGACCAGGGGCAGTCCGTTCGCGTCCGACAGGACGTGCATCCCGGAACCCGGCTCACCCCGGTCCACAGCGCTCGGACCTGTGTGTTCGCCCCCTTTTCAGCCCGCACGTGCGCGGAGCCCAGCACGACGCGCGAGACGTCGATGACGCCGGCGTCGTCGAGGCGGTGCACCACCGCTTCATGGAGGCGGCCCCGGACACCGGCCCTCGACCAGATCATGAAGCGACGGTGCACCGTCGACTTCGACACCCCGAAACACGGCGTGTCGACTTCGACACCCCGAAACACGGCGGCAAAGCCCGCCAAGAACACCCGCTGACCAGCACATAGACGATCGCCGCGAACAACGTCTCATCAGGCGTGTCCTGCGTCCCACCGCCCTGCGGCCGCACCCCCGACGGCGGGATCAGAGGCCTCGCGATCTCCCACAGCCCGTCCGGAACAATCCAACTCCACGTCCCCTGCCCCACGTTGGACAGTGCTACCCAGCCTCATCACATAGGACACCGTCCTATCTGCACCAGGGCATCACGTTCAATCGAGCGGCGCGCTCGGGCAGTTCTCAGCGCCAACGTGCACAGACACCGACACAGCCCGACTCACTCGCACGAATCAACATCTAGCGCTGGTGGCTTGGTCACCCCGTCAGCGGCGCGGGGCCCATGGGTCGTCGTGCTCCTCAGGATCGGTCTGGTCTGGGTGAAGCATCTTTCGGACGCAGTGCCGCAGTCCCGTTTCGCCGGATCCGCTGGCAGCAGCCATCCAGGGCAAGGCGCCCATGGCCTGGGCGCGCTCATTGGTGGCGAGGTCGTCGACAGCGGCGCGCAGGTCTTCGGGGACGGGTTCGTCGGTGAGGCAGAGCCAGCCGATCGCGGCGGCCAGCCGGACCTTGGGTGGCTGTGTCCGCTGCCGCCACTTCTCTCGGATCCATGCGGTGGTCGGCGAGTGGGGGTGAGTGCGTGTGGCTTCGGCGGTGGCGAGGACCAAGGCGGCTCTGACGATCGGGTCCCGCTCGACGGCAAACCGGGCACGGAAGGAGGAACGGACCGCGCGGTCGGGGTCTGCGGCGGTGGCCAGTGTGTAGGCGGCGTCGATGCGTATCGACGGGTCGGAATCGCTGAGAAGGGGCTGCAGGAGAGCGATGTCGGCGGTGATCGCTGCCCGGGCGGCGGCGACCGACCAGCCAGCAGGGTAGCCGGTCACCTCGACGCCATAGTCGTCGTACAGATCTCCGTCCTGGGCGTCGGCGCGGTGGAGCAACAGTTCATTGCGGGAGGCAACACCGAAGTAGCGGGCGCGGGCCGGGGAGGAGACCTCGGCGAGCGCGTCGGCACGGTAGGGGTGGCGGGTGTCGGCGGCGATGCGGATCAGGAACGGTACGGCGAGAACGGCGGCGGCCCGCATGTCGTTGGCGCACATGCCGTCCACAACGCCCGTTCCGGTGCGAACAGGCGAGTCCTTGGTGTGCAGCAGGTGAATGGCCTCCCTGACATGTTCCCCCCGGGGGAAGCGCTCCCAGGGGACTTGGTCGAGCAAGAATCCGTTTTTGGCCTCGGGCCGGATGGCGGCCACCGCTGCTCGAACGTCGAATGGCCCGCCTGCGAACGAGGACAGTTCTGCCCCGTCCGCCAACGCCCGGCACATCGCGAACGTCGGATCGGTCCGCCATTCGCCCACGTCACACCCCACCGCCGAGTCCAATCGGAGCCGATCATGCTTCCACAGAAAGCAATTGAGTGCATCAGCGCGCCGCGGCGAACCAGTACGGCGAGGACCCCACGACCGGATCCGCGCCCACCCGGTCACAGCATCCCGAGCTCCGTGTCCGGCCGGCAGCGCGTACACGCCCGGACCCCGTCCGCGAGCGCACCCCGCGCCTCCTCCCGGCTGATCACCTTCAGCCGCTTCCCCGCCGCAGAACGCCCACCGACATGGATCTCCATCGCCGGAGCACCGACACCGATCCCGTGCTCCATCACCCAGTCCGGCGCAGGCAGGCGCACTCGCTCACCCTGCCGCCGCTCCCACTCGCGCTGCTCAGCGGCCGCGACGGCCTCATCGGTCCGGGCAACCCACATGGCATGCCAGGACCGCATTCTGTGGAATCAGATTTGTCAAGCTTGCGTGGCTTCGCCCTGCCGGACGTCGACGATCGGCAGGAGTCGAGCCGCGCCGGGGGCCTTGATCTCGTGGGGTGTAGGCCCGGCTGGGGTCGGGGCATCGACAAGTATGCCGAGAAGTTGATCGATTGAGTTCTGGCCGTCGGTGACCGCGGCTTGTTCGTCCTCGGTGAGCGGGATCGAGTCGGTCATCTTCTGCAAGTTGGCTTTGGCTTCCAGGAGTTGTGCTCTCATGGAGTCCTTTGGGGTGTAGAAGTCGCAGCGGGCGCAGGCCGTGCGGTGCTGGCACTGTTCGAAGAAGGTGTAGGTGCTCAGTTGGAGAGGACGAGGCCACTCACCGCCCGAGCCGCGCCGCGCTGACCTGGCCCCGGTCTCCTATCCCTGACCCAGGGTGCAAGGTAGCGGCGGCCACGGAAACTCGTCTTCCCGGCCGTCGTCATCGGGGGCTCGGCCCGAGACGGAACGTACGATTGGACATCGGGCCGAACGGAGAGCTGCGAGGACTCAAGTGGCTGGCGAAATGAGCAAAGAGGTGATCATCAGCCCCCGCAGCGAGCACGTGCGGGAGGAGCTGGCGGAAGCCGCTGCCTGGAGCGCGTACGCGGCGGAGCTTCGCGAGGTGCTCGGAGCCGCGATTGAGAAGAGCGGCGCAGACCTCTTGGAGGTGGGCGGGCTGCTGGTTAGCGAGCCCCTTCCCGAAGAGCACCGCAGCCTGCGCAACGGTGCAGAGGTCCGGCCGCCGCAAGCGATAGGTCTCGCCGAGGGAATGGCAGCCGGGCGGGGGCCGTATTGTCAGCTCGCTGCACCCGGGAAACTTCAGATCGAGCCGGGATGGGACGGAGCGGTACACCTCTTCACCACTGCAGCGGTGGCCACCGATCTGGCGGGACGCCATGGTGAGGGCGTGACGTTCCTGTGGCGAGACGCGGCTCCTGAACCCGTAGAGGTCTCGGACCCCGTTGACGCCGTCGCGGACGCGGGTTTCTGGGCGAGGGTGGCGGAGGCGTCCGAGCGCCTGACCCTGGTATGCGAGCGCTGGGCGTACGGCGCTCACGGGTACAGATGGTTCCGCGTGACGCCGGAGAGCACAGCCGAAGTGGCCCGACTACTGCGGCCGCGCTCGCTGGTTTGCGTGGCCGCCGAGCCGGAGCTGAACCCCAGAGCGGAACTGCTGCAAGACGACTTCACCGTCTTCATGGCCCCGCTGACGCACGGCGAACTGGCCCACCGGAACTACCCCGGTGGAGCCGACACACTCTCCGAGGTCGCGGATGACGGTTTCTCCCTCATGCTGGCCGATGCGGCACTGGCCGACTGGTGCGCCGTCGTACCGGACACGGACGGAGTGGCCAGGGGGCAGTGGGAGACTCCGGGTGAGTACTGAGGTTGAACTCGGGATGTCGTGCTGCTGATCAGGTGGGTCGGATGGTCAGGCCGGTCTCGGTGAGACAGCCGTCCATGAGGTGGCTGCGGTACTGAATGTGCCGCAGGCCGCGCCGGACGGTCTGGACGAGGTGTTCGGGGGTGCTGAAGGCGACGTTGGAGCCATCCGCGCCGTAGGAGTGACCGGATGCCTTCGACGGGGTTGAGGTCGGGTGCGTGGGGCGGCAGGCAGTAGATGGTCAGCCGGTCCCGGGATGCGGCGAACTCCCGCAGTCCGGCGGCCTTGTGGACGTTGAGCCAACGGTCCACGAAGACCGCGAGGGGAATGGCCGGAGGGTGTACGGCGGACAGGCTGCGCCACAGGCCCCAGGACGCGGCGACCGCACGCTCGGAGGCAAGGTGTGGCTGCGAGAAATCGAGCAGGGCACGTGGTCCTCCGGCGCAGACGCCCGGGGCGCTGGGGCGGGGCGCGCCGTCGTATCCAGGGTCGTCGTGGATGAGCCTCGGATCGTCCATGTGTCCGGGCACGACTGCGAAACCCATGCCGTTGCTCCCGCCGTGGATGCGGCGTTCGTCCCACATGCCACGGTCGACGGGGTTGTCATCCGTGTCTAGGCAGAAAGGCGCGAGGGCCTCTGCAAGCGCCCTTTCGATATCGTCTGCGGCCTCGGCCGGCAGACAGACCGTCACCCATACGCCAGCCATCTACCCATCTTTGCCATGTCGACGAACAGCATGATCGCACGGGTGCGGCGACGCGCCACAAGCCAGGTCGGATGGCGAAGCGGGCGGAGCCGGCGCGCGGGCGCGGGCGCGTCAGCGTGGTCTCCTACGCCATCGTGGCGAAGTGCAACCAGTTCCCCGACGAAGCCCCTGCCTGATGCTGCATCCTCCACGAAGCGGCGGCGGTCGCCGCCTGGTTCTTCGTAGGAGATATGCGTATGCCAGTGAGCCTTTTTCAACTTCACGCTGACGTGTGATGGAGGACGAGTACGGCCTGGACGATCGTGGTGATGCGGTCGTTCTGCAGCGGAGCTTCCGAAGGAGCCGCCGGCTCTTCAGGGCCCCATGGTCTGCTCGGCCGGGCAGCGGATCTTGGCGTGACTACTGTTGTGTCGGCGCTTCCAGCGCTTGGGCCGACGGCCTCGGAACGGGACGCGGACGGGGTGGCCGGCTCCCTGGTACACCTTGTCCGCCCAGCACTTCAGCTCGGCTGCGGCGAGCGCGTCGGTGATCCCGTGGGTCCGTGCGGCGGTCAGGTCGTGGACGGACCCGGGCAGGGCGGAGGACGCCCGCAACAGCCGGCCGGACGGATCGGTGAGGACCTGGACGTTCATGCCGTGACGCTTGTGTTTCCCGGAGCAGTACGGGGGTGTCGGCGGAGATCCTTTCGATCGGCGGGAGAGTGCCGTCCAGGATCACGAACGCCTTGGTCCGCATATTCTTCATCGCCTCGGTCAGGGTCGGGGCGAGGGCGGCCAGGACGTCGATTGCCTCGCGTATGTGGCGATGGACCGTCGCGATGCCGATGCGGAACCCGGCGGCGAGCTGGGCACAGGTATCGCCACACCGCGGGTGAGCCAAGGCGAGCAGGGCCTGTCGGCCTGCGGGCAGACGCCGCCGGCGCGCCCCGATCTCCCGCCCCCGGGCATGCAGCCGAGCGCTCAGGTACCGCAAGGCACGGCTGGACAGATCAATCGACGACGGGCGGACAAGCACGCGAAGCTCCTGGTGGGGCACGGTGGATCTTGGTCGTGACACCTCCTTCCAGGAGCTTCATCGCGTTGCAGAGCCGCCCAACTGACGTACATAGCTGACAGGTTGGAACCAGCTCATCGTCACCGGAACCGAGGCAACACCCCCTCGGTGCGCTCCCGCTCCCGGACACCACACGGCGACGGTCGGACAGTCCAGCTCTTTGCGCAGCTCGTCCTCCTACCGCAGCCGTGGACGGACAGTCCAACTTCCACCGCCTGGCCGCACCTCACGTCCCCGAGACGGCCAGGCACCGCGCCCGCCGGCGGCCACACCCGGGCCCGCTCGAACTGTGTGCTTGCCCGCTTCCGGTCCTCGTCGTAGCGGGGAAAATACTCCGCGATCAGGGCGGCTCGTACCGGATCACAGGGCACCGGGACCCCGTTGAAGAACGCCAGCAGCGCCAGGTCCCCGGCCGTCCTGCACCACGGAGCGCAGGTGAGGAGACCTGTCACCAGGACTGCTGTCTCCGGCCTGTAGACCCTGGTGCTCCCGATCCGCATCAGGGTGTCCGGCCCCGGCCGCGGAATCAGCCCAGCAGTTCGCCATCGCTCCAGTTGGCAGGGGCTGAGCTTCAGCCCGTATTCTGCTGCCATCCGGATCAAGTGCCTGTCCGC encodes:
- a CDS encoding DUF6233 domain-containing protein, with the translated sequence MRSWHAMWVARTDEAVAAAEQREWERRQGERVRLPAPDWVMEHGIGVGAPAMEIHVGGRSAAGKRLKVISREEARGALADGVRACTRCRPDTELGML